A window of bacterium genomic DNA:
TCGCCGCCCGACTCGACTTCGTCAACCGCACACCCGGGGATCCTCGGTACGCCGCGATCCGTTCGCTGCACGGCGTCTACGCGATCGTCGAACTCGCGATCTTCGGCGGCGGCCTCGCGGTGCTCGCCGGCTGGTCGCTCGCCGCGCGGCGCTAGCCGTTCTGCACCGGCGGGCGGCCCAGGGATCGCTCCGCGCGGCCGTCGAAGCACGCAGCCGGAGGCGGAGGGGCATCGGAAATGCGAACGGCGTGGTTGGTGCGGTGCGGACGCCTGGCGTATGGCGACGCGTGGGCGTTGCAGAAGTCGCTGCTGGCGGCGCGCCAGGCCGGCGCGATCCCGGACGCCGTCGTGCTCCTGGAGCATCCGCCGGTGATCACGCTCGGCCGTGCCGCGCGCCCCACCAACGTGCTCGCCGGGCCGGCGCTGCTCTCGGCGCGAGGCATCGAGATGTTCCAGATCGAGCGTGGCGGAGACGTCACCTACCACGGTCCGGGCCAGTTGGTTGGGTATCCGATCGTCGACCTCCGCGCGTTCAATGAGGACATCGGCCGTTACGTGCGCGCGCTCGAGGCCGCGCTGATCTCGGCCCTTCGGACCTGGGAGATCGCCGCGGAGCGCCTGCCGGGCTTTCCCGGCGTCTGGGCGGGCGGGGCGAAAGTCGCGGCGATCGGCGTGGCGGTGAAGCGCAAGGTGACGATGCACGGCTTCGCCCTGAACGTCGATCCGGACCTCGGGGCCTTTGACCTGATCAACCCGTGCGGGCTCGGGCGGCCCGTGACCTCGATCGCGCGCCTGCTCGGCCGGCCGGTATCGCTCGACGAGGCGGCGCTGCCCGTCGCGGGCGCGCTCGCGGACGCGCTCGACGTGCGGTGGGACGAACGGAAACTCGAGGATGTTCGCGCCGCCCTTGCCCCGGCGCCGGACGGCGGCGCCGCGGCCGCGATATTCGCGCCGGCGGACGAGCGGCCCGCCGCCACGTAATTCAAGCCGGCGTCTCCGTGACCCCGGCGATGAACGTCCGAAAGGAGTGCCGATGGGACAGGATCTCGTAACGCTAGGACCGCTCCGCGCCGCGCCCGGTGCGAAGGTGACCGGGTTTCTCCCCGTGCCGGGGACGCCGATCGAGATGCCCGTCACGATCGTGAACGGCGCGGCCGCGGGGCCGCGGCTCGCGATCACCGCGGGCGTCCACGGCGGCGAGTATCCCGGCATCGAGGCGGCGATCCGCACCGCGGCCGACCTCCGGGCGGGGGACGTTCGCGGCACCGTCGTGATCGTGCACATCGTCGACGTGCCGTCGTTCGCCGCGCGCAGCATCTACATCTGTCCGCTCGACGGCAAGAATCCGAACCGCGTCTTCCCCGGCAAGGCGGACGGCACCGCGAGCGAGCGACTCGCGCACACGTTGTTCACCGAAGTGATCGCGCCGAGCGACGCGTACGTCGATCTGCACGGCGGGGACATCAACGAGGCGCTCGTGCCGTTCACGATCATCGTCGAGACCGGCAACGTCGAGGTCGACGCGCGCGCCCGGGATCTCGCGCGTGTCTACGGCATCCGGTACGTCGTGCGGGGACGCGTCGGCGGCGGAACGTACGCGGCCGCGGCGCAGCGCAACATCCCCGCGATCCTGACGGAAGCCGGCGGGCAGGGCCTCTTGGACGAACCGTCGCTCGCGGCGCACGTGAGGGGCCTGCGCAACGTCCTGCGCCACCTGCGTCTTGTCGAAGGCGCGCCCGAGCCCGCCGGGCCGGTGACGGTGCTCACCGAGATGCACTGGGTCCGGTCCCAGCACACCGGGCTGTCGTACTTGAGCGTGAAGCCCGGCGACCGCGTGGAGCAGGGGGTTCGGATTGGCGAGGTTCGCGACTACTTCGGCCGCCGTCTCACCGAGCTGCACGCCCCGGCGTCGGGGATCGTTCTCTTTACCGTGACGACCCCGGCGACGAACCCGAACGATCCGCTGTTCGCGGTGGCCGTACCCGAGTAACGCCCCCGCGGGGGCGGGACCAGCCGGCGGAATGCGCCGGCGTTGCCGGCCGGCGCGCGACGATGCGCCCGAGCGCCAGCACGCGCCGTCCGGTGCGGCCCAGTCCGTCCTTTACGTAGAGCATGTCCCACCCGCGCAACGCGCGGCGGAGTTCGCCGGGCCGCAGCCGGAACCGACGGCCGGGCGGGCTATTCCCCGGGTCGTTGTCGCGGGCCAGATGCGTCTCGAAAACGATCACGCCGCCGGGCCGCACCGCCGCCCGTAGGGCGGGGAACAGCCGCCGGTTTAGAAAGAAGGCGTTGACCACGACGTCGTAGTGCGCCCGCGGCGGACGCCACCGGTCGAGGTCGGCCGCGATCCAGCAGATGCCGCGGAGGCCTTCTCGGCGCGCACGCCGCGCGGCTTCCCGCAAGGCGGTGGGCGAGATGTCGACCGCGTCGACCCGATAGCCGGCGCGGGCGAGCAGTAGGGCGTTGCGGCCGAGTCCGGTGGCGACATCGAGCGCGGTTCGCGCCGGCCCCCGTCTGCCCGCGGGGATCGCCTTCGGCAGCCAGCGCCGGAGCAACTCCGACGGCGGCCCGTCGTGCGGGCGGTCGCCCCCGCGATAGCGGGCTTCCCAGTTCGTTCGATCGGCCTTCACAGTTCGATCATAGCGCGCGGACAAACGGTGGAGGCGCGGACCGAAGGCCCGCGCCTCCACCGAGCCCATGAGCTTTATCGGTGAAAAAGGTGCTACATCGGCTCTTCGTCTTCGTCGTTTTCGGTCTCGGCCTCGTGGTCTTCCGTGCCCCACATCGGCCGTGCCGGCGCGGGATTGATCGGCGACGGCGCGATCGGTGGAAGCCCCGGCGTCAGGGTGCCGAGCGTCGTTTGCTCTGCCGGCACCGACGGCGCCGCGGCTCGACGGGCCCGAGGGGCCGCCCGCTTCGTCCGTGCGCCGCCGCTCTTTCCGGCGCCGCCGCGCTTTGCGGCCGTGCGCCGGCGGGTCGTGCCGGCGCGCTTCACGCCCGCGCGGCGCTTCCGGGTCGAACGGGCCGAAGACCGGCCCTTCGCCGCGCGCGCGCGGCGAGGCCGTGCGCTGGCGCGGCCCTTGCGGGACGACGTCTTCGCCCGCTTCTTCCGCCGGGTCCTGCTCGCCATACCTGAACCTCCCTTGTCCGCCAGGACGCTAAGTCGACTGCACGGTGCTGTTGATGCGCGCGGTCCTTCGACGGTCCCTGAGCATTTCCTTTCGCCTCCGCGGGCTCGCGGCGGCACGTCTGACGCGGGGCCGACGTGGGCAGTATGGATGGACAGCACGCCGGGGGGGCGTGCGGGAGGAGTTTCACAGACCGCGACGAACAATCGCCCCGGCACATAGCGGGGCCGCATTCGCCCCTCGATACCGATTCGTCGCAGTTCGTCATCATAGCACCGGCCGAGGCCAGCGGATGCGGAGCCGTCTCCGGGTCCTGATAGGGTGTGTCGCGCTCGTCGCGACCATGGTCACGTGGACCGCGTCCGCGTGGCCCGCCGCTCCCGCTTCGCCCCAAACTCAGCTTCGGCACGTGCAGCAGCAGCTTGCCGACCGTCAGCGCCAGCTCGTCAAGACCCGGCACGAGGAACACCGCGTCCTGGGCGAGCTGGCCCAGACCGAGCAGCGCCTTCACGCCGCGGAGACGCAGCTGCACCAGACCACGGCGGCTCTTACCGGCACGCGACGGGCCGTCGCCGACGCGCGCGACGCGCTGCGCACCGTCTCCGAGCGACTGACTCTGCACGAGCAGCTCATGACGGAGCGCCTGCGGACGTTCTACAAGGACGGTCCGCTCGGGTACCTCGACGTGCTTCTCGGTGCGACCGACTTTCGCGACTTCGTCGTGCGCTCGTACCTGGTCGGGATGATCGTGTCGCAGGACCTCAGACTGTATCAGCAGGTGACCGAAGAGCGCGACCGGCGCGACGCCGTGAAGACGACGCTCACGCGGCGGGAGGCCGATCTCGCGACGCAGCAGCGACGGTGGATGGTGAGCCGCCAGGAGACCGTGGCGCTCGCCACCCAGCGCCGCAAGATGCTGGCGCAGATCCGTACGCAGCGCGAGATGCAGGAAGCAGCCGTCCGCGAGTTGGAGGCCGAGTCGTTCCGCATCGCGGATCTGATCCGCCGCCAGCAACGGGGCGGGAGCCACGGCGGCCCGCGGCTCAACCTCGTCACCGGCTCGTTCGACTGGCCGGCGCGCGGGCCGATCACCTCCGGATTTGGGTGGCGGATCGACCCGTTCATCCACCGCCGGGCACTGCACACCGGCATCGATATCGCGGCGCCGATGGGCACGCCCGTCGAAGCGGCGGAGAGCGGGACGGTGCTGTACGTCGGGTGGATGACCGGATACGGCAACATGGTTGTGCTCGACCACGGCAACGGTGTCTCGACCGTCTACGCGCACCTATCGGCCTATCTCGTCCGCGTCGGTGAGTCGGTGGCCAAAGGGCAGGTCATCGCCCGCGTCGGCAGGACGGGGTGGACCACCGGGCCGCACCTCCACTTCGAAGTGCGTCAGGACGGCCAACCGATCGACCCGCTCGCCCCGTAGACGGGCCGTCCCCGGAGGCCGCCGCGTCTGGTTAGCCGCGTCCCGCTTGCTTGAAGTCCCCGCAGGCCCGTGCTACACTCCTCGCTGACGCGGAAATACGGCCACGTCCGGCGGCGTTTAGACGGAATGACATGGGAGAGCGAGAGACGCAGGTCGTGACTCGGATGCTCGGCTGCATCTGTACCAGCGGGAGCCGTCCGGCGGCGGAGAGATACCGCCGGGGTTAAGCGCGAGCGTCCGAATTCCCGCTTGGGCATTACAAACACCTC
This region includes:
- the lipB gene encoding lipoyl(octanoyl) transferase LipB, whose translation is MRTAWLVRCGRLAYGDAWALQKSLLAARQAGAIPDAVVLLEHPPVITLGRAARPTNVLAGPALLSARGIEMFQIERGGDVTYHGPGQLVGYPIVDLRAFNEDIGRYVRALEAALISALRTWEIAAERLPGFPGVWAGGAKVAAIGVAVKRKVTMHGFALNVDPDLGAFDLINPCGLGRPVTSIARLLGRPVSLDEAALPVAGALADALDVRWDERKLEDVRAALAPAPDGGAAAAIFAPADERPAAT
- a CDS encoding M14 family metallopeptidase → MGQDLVTLGPLRAAPGAKVTGFLPVPGTPIEMPVTIVNGAAAGPRLAITAGVHGGEYPGIEAAIRTAADLRAGDVRGTVVIVHIVDVPSFAARSIYICPLDGKNPNRVFPGKADGTASERLAHTLFTEVIAPSDAYVDLHGGDINEALVPFTIIVETGNVEVDARARDLARVYGIRYVVRGRVGGGTYAAAAQRNIPAILTEAGGQGLLDEPSLAAHVRGLRNVLRHLRLVEGAPEPAGPVTVLTEMHWVRSQHTGLSYLSVKPGDRVEQGVRIGEVRDYFGRRLTELHAPASGIVLFTVTTPATNPNDPLFAVAVPE
- a CDS encoding methyltransferase domain-containing protein, coding for MKADRTNWEARYRGGDRPHDGPPSELLRRWLPKAIPAGRRGPARTALDVATGLGRNALLLARAGYRVDAVDISPTALREAARRARREGLRGICWIAADLDRWRPPRAHYDVVVNAFFLNRRLFPALRAAVRPGGVIVFETHLARDNDPGNSPPGRRFRLRPGELRRALRGWDMLYVKDGLGRTGRRVLALGRIVARRPATPAHSAGWSRPRGGVTRVRPPRTADRSGSSPGSSR
- a CDS encoding peptidoglycan DD-metalloendopeptidase family protein yields the protein MRSRLRVLIGCVALVATMVTWTASAWPAAPASPQTQLRHVQQQLADRQRQLVKTRHEEHRVLGELAQTEQRLHAAETQLHQTTAALTGTRRAVADARDALRTVSERLTLHEQLMTERLRTFYKDGPLGYLDVLLGATDFRDFVVRSYLVGMIVSQDLRLYQQVTEERDRRDAVKTTLTRREADLATQQRRWMVSRQETVALATQRRKMLAQIRTQREMQEAAVRELEAESFRIADLIRRQQRGGSHGGPRLNLVTGSFDWPARGPITSGFGWRIDPFIHRRALHTGIDIAAPMGTPVEAAESGTVLYVGWMTGYGNMVVLDHGNGVSTVYAHLSAYLVRVGESVAKGQVIARVGRTGWTTGPHLHFEVRQDGQPIDPLAP